The Onychostoma macrolepis isolate SWU-2019 chromosome 20, ASM1243209v1, whole genome shotgun sequence nucleotide sequence ACAGCATTTGATCAAACAAACTgagtaaaaataatgttttttgagaGAATCAGTTTACAAAGGGCTCATTTATAGCTGCCTTTGCATATTATTTGGGAGAGAAATTACATAGAAAAAAGGTTGTGCTTGTCAGCTATAGCTTGAATGTGAGTGACAAGAAATTTAATCAGATATGATTTCCCATTTTAAGCGCTTGGATTCAAATCAATAGTTACTTCCCAATTGCCATTGAAGAAGACTGCCTTTTAAACTTGTCGCCTATTATCAGGATGGCAtcactgtatttaaaaataatgaggCTTTTGTTTCCCAGGAGTCATGCACATGGCAGACTACTCTAGTGCGTCACATTTACGCAGATTTGGGGTCATGGTGTGCTTTCCACCTCTGGCTACTCTTCCTCGTTTTTGTCCACATATATGCACTCTATATGTTTACAGAGACTATTAATGAAAATCTgtattatatttcaaacaaatgtaaatttagGTAGTTTTAGATACAGACAGTAAGCAAagatattaattataaaaaaaaagatatgaaaTCTATTGGAAAAGAGCCGTTTGGAGTGATAAAGAAAatacggtcacactttatattaggtggccttaacttctatgtacttacatcaaaaaataagtacaatgtacttattgtgttcatattgtattgcaaaacactattgctgctattgaggtgggatacgggtaaggttatggacaggtttggtggtatgggtaggtttaagggtgtaagggatgggtcaacagtgtaattataaatgtaattacagaaattaattacatatgtagttacatataggtatttttaaaaatataagtacaatataaaaacatgtatgtacacaataagtgcattgtaccaaatgattaattaaaatgtaaaaatgtactataaagtgggaccgaaaatacaacattttaagaAACAGTAGTTTGCAGTTCAGTCTTTGCAGTGTTCTTATTGCCCTTTGAGAGCTCACTGTAAAACAAAAGTATTCTTTTGTCagtaataattgtaattaacatCAAGttctttttgtatgttttgtcaGTGACTGGAAAGCCATTCTTCATAGTGTCTAGTTTTGCCCATCGCTGGCTGTTTGGCTGGCAGGGTTGTCGCTACTATGGCTGGGCCGGTTTTTTCTTTGGATGCGGAAGTCTCATTACGATGACCATTGTCAGCTTAGACCGCTACTTGAagatctgtcatttaaaatatggtAATTACAATTAGCctaactgtctgtctgtgattCTGCttattctgtctgtctgtcattctatctatcattatgcatttctatctgtctgtcgttctatcagctgttctatccatctatctgtcattGTATCTATTGTTGTGTGTGAGACAGGtgttctatctgtctgttattctatctatattttttttctgtctgtcgttctgtttctatttgtctgtctgtcattatatatatttttgtatctgTCTGTCAGTGTCTGTCATTATATCTATTTTATTCCGTCTGTCTGTTGTTCTCTCTACCGTTCTGTaattctgtctgtcattctatctatctacctgttgttccttccatcattcTATATTTCTATCTGCCTCTGTCGTTCTTTTCTGTTGTATCTGTCAGTCAGTCTATCTATTAAATCTATTCTGTTAGTCTGTCtatctgtttttctgtttgtcTATCTGTCATTTTGTATTTCTGGCTATCTGTGGTTCTATTGATTGTTCTAGCTAGTGTCTAGTTAGCTTTACTAACATCAGTTCACTTTGCCAATCAGGTACATGGTTCAAACGGCATCATGCCTTTCTCTGTGTGGTTTTTACATGGATCTATGCTGCATTCTGGGCCACCATGCCAGTGGTGGGTTGGGGCAACTACGCACCTGAGCCGTTTGGCACCTCCTGCACGCTGGACTGGTGGCTGGCCCAGGCCTCGGTGTCTGGCCAGAGCTTTGTTATGTGCATGCTCTTCTTCTGCCTGATCTTCCCCACCGGCATCATCGTCTTCTCCTATGTCATGATCATCTTCAAGGTCAAATCCTCAGCCAAAGAAGTCTCTCATTTCGACACACGGAATAAGAACAACCACATCCTGGAGATGAAGTTGACTAAGGTTTGCATGTTTTAATAAGCAGAAATGCTATGTGGAAATgccatgtcattttttttttacatggttCCATTTGCATCCTCCAGGTGGCGATGTTGATCTGCGCAGGGTTTTTAATAGCTTGGATCCCTTATGCTGTGGTATCAGTGGTGTCTGCTTTTGGAGAGCCCGATTCAGTGCCCATCTCAGTCTCTGTTGTGCCAACTTTGCTGGCCAAGTCCTCTGCCATGTACAATCCAATCATATATCAAGTCATTGACTGTAAGAAGAACTGTGCAAAATCTTCCTGCTTTCAAGCTTGGAGGAAAAATAAACACTACAAGACTTCAAGGTATGTGCAACGTTCAAATTCTAGAGGAATGAGGGATAAACTGGCTTCTGAtcacacattttatatacatcCTTAGAGGAACTTGTCACCCAAATtcgctgaaaatgtactcatcctcaggccatccaagatttgTTTCTTCACCTGAACAGATTTCGAGAAATTTATCATTACATCACATGCTCACCAATaggtcctctgcagtgaatgggtgccgtcagaattacttgtggattactggAATGAATATATCAGCTGTTTGCACTCTCATCCTGATATAATGCTGAATTTCTCCAATTTTCACTAATTTCTCCATCGTACCTGAGgagtttttctttaattattcctttaaaatactTTCATTTAGGACATGATATACTTGGTTTGGTAAATCTATATAAATGTTCATAAATTATTCCTCTGCACTAGGTCATTATATTATGAATCAAGCGCAATATGCAAATGCATATACTACTGTGGGTGGATGTTTTTTGCTGCTATGCCGCATCTCCCTCTCGGTCTTGTTCCATTAGTGTTATAAGACAGATACCTGTGTTGAGATGCATGCATCAATTTTAGCTGGTTAGCTTGGCCCTGTTAGCCTTTGCTGGTAGATTTTCTGTAGCTGCAGAAAATGCAAAAGTGACCATGTAGtcttaagaaatatttttttgaagcaacacaaattagttattttacaAATTTGGTTTTGCAGAGCTCTTTAAACAATGGGAATTCTGTTTTCTGAACACAAAAACATCTGTCCTTATAGAGTTCTTAGTATGCAGCAAGAATGTGATGCTTTTACATGTTCGTTGTCATTCTGCGTTAACAAGCTTGGACACTGTAAAATAGTGTTGCCTAATTTTTGGAATGCTTATTGGAAAGATTGTTGACATAAAACCTAGTATATGACTTAATTAGGCTGAATGTAACAAAAACCCACTGATTGACTGAAGACTATTGAAAGTAGGCGTCTTGTTTTTCCCAGGTTCTACTCCATCTCTGCCTCCCTGAAACAGAGAGCAGCCAATGAAGTTCCAATTGAGATATGAGGAAATGACAGGAACTCACAATGGACCTGTGATAGGACACTGGGCAATTTGTTATTGTGCAATTTAGACATCAACAGTTCACACGCGCCTAACTTTGCTGTTGTATCCTCCTGCCGTCAACTTCACACACTCTGCTAACACATCTCTTAAATTGATCCATGTGtgtattaaaaaattaagtgGTAAGTGGTTTGTATTGTATTCCAGCATTCTCAGAACCACAATGTTTAAATCATCTGCTTGAAGTCTAGTGACATCGCTTTTCAACAAGTCTGTGTTCTGTCTATTGTATCTAATTGAAACCAGTCACGCTCACATCTATACAACAGCATGGTCACAGATAAACAGCAATATAGATATAGCTATATATCGTATAGACAACTTGTGTgcataatgttattattattagcattttttatcaaattgAATGGACACTGATGCACTGATTCAGACCATTAGAATTTCGGTtaactttatttcgatagtccactttagacattctactaactatatgtaactttgtaactacatgtcaagtaattctcattaatttgcaagcacatgtctactaactctcagtagggtaggtttagggtataAGTTGACATACTGTATACTTGAAAACTTTCTCATGCTCAGTAtcagaggcgtcatgcccattcaaagcgAGGGGGCatgtgccccctcagattttcgagccaagtggattttgaatgcagcttccaaaagacaaaaaaatagccGATAACAATCACACCGGagtgattagaacgttcagcGCATCaaatcatcagctgctaaattcaaatcggCCTTCGCTGGCTGGtgctgagccagagacagacgcgtttttacagcactgtacattataatcaatcacacacgattctgttgagctatgaatgcaatgaccaatcagaggcgttcagatgagtcatcgctaaaatgccggtgttttcttcactcgctcgctgactgaatacctctttctggcgaattctctcgtcagaaacaacaaagtgcaaatgtgtgtacgaatctgtaagatattaatttcatagtgtATACAGCTTcaatgattttaatgggagtttttgagagtgcttgaactagactgtcagtgaaaatattctttgtaaatgtaaatgttctttgctctctttctgtacaatgaaagtgttatgattagtagcctaacttgcaatgtttttattcactgcCATGTACCTGTTTTTATTAACTTTCAACGTTAAATTCTCATTAAATttaaagtcagtcgtattaaaaatatgttatggcatgacacccatatctgttaattaagtaaacagacaggtttttatgcatagttaatagattacattattaggttacCATCGCCCCCTatcaacataatctataaaggtgagaatgaagatatttcatgatatacagttaatgcgtttgggaatgtttcgaataaaaaggaaaaaaaataaataaaacatattgtggctgctgtgtgtcacatgacgacGCCCCCCAAgtcgtgccccctcaaaaataatgaatgcaaGACGCCCCTgctcagtatgttgtatgttgtggacccatcaagaTAAAGTGTTAGaggatattaagcagacagtcttctaatattctaatgactgctagttgacatgtagttgcaaagttacttactgttagtagatgtctaaagtggactattgaaataaagtgttaccagaattTCTTTTGCATTATTATAACAGACGTAGCATGATAGTTTTGGGGCATGTGCAATGATTATATACTGTActtgggtagttgacaaataaaaattggactgtgtcctatggtgtgacatagcaaaaatgtagaaaacaaaacataacatacaaataac carries:
- the opn5 gene encoding opsin-5 isoform X1, translating into MENETIPSGCVPHYLLRGDPFASKLSKEADIVAAFYILIIGFLSATGNGYVIYKTIKRKGKLKPPEFMTLNLAVFDFGISVTGKPFFIVSSFAHRWLFGWQGCRYYGWAGFFFGCGSLITMTIVSLDRYLKICHLKYGTWFKRHHAFLCVVFTWIYAAFWATMPVVGWGNYAPEPFGTSCTLDWWLAQASVSGQSFVMCMLFFCLIFPTGIIVFSYVMIIFKVKSSAKEVSHFDTRNKNNHILEMKLTKVAMLICAGFLIAWIPYAVVSVVSAFGEPDSVPISVSVVPTLLAKSSAMYNPIIYQVIDCKKNCAKSSCFQAWRKNKHYKTSRFYSISASLKQRAANEVPIEI
- the opn5 gene encoding opsin-5 isoform X2 produces the protein MPVMNRVQFRSFGFLSATGNGYVIYKTIKRKGKLKPPEFMTLNLAVFDFGISVTGKPFFIVSSFAHRWLFGWQGCRYYGWAGFFFGCGSLITMTIVSLDRYLKICHLKYGTWFKRHHAFLCVVFTWIYAAFWATMPVVGWGNYAPEPFGTSCTLDWWLAQASVSGQSFVMCMLFFCLIFPTGIIVFSYVMIIFKVKSSAKEVSHFDTRNKNNHILEMKLTKVAMLICAGFLIAWIPYAVVSVVSAFGEPDSVPISVSVVPTLLAKSSAMYNPIIYQVIDCKKNCAKSSCFQAWRKNKHYKTSRFYSISASLKQRAANEVPIEI